The DNA segment TTTATAATCAGGATAGACAAATTCGCTCATTATTTTTCCCCTTGCAATAATTCAATCACTGCGTCAGCGGCTTGTTTGTCCGCATCACATTGGATCATTTTATGCAGATCAATAAAGTGTTGCACTAAATTATGGCGATTTTGCACCGCACTTTCTTCTGTGGAAAAATAAGGGGCGAGCTTTTCTAGCAATTTTTCTGCCGTGCAATCTTGCTGGATCATTTCTGGCACGAGCATTTCATTCGCCAGTAAATTCGGTAATGAAATATAAGGGGTTTTCACCAAGCGTTTAGCTAGAAAATAAGTGAACGGCTTCATTTTGTATCCCACGACCATTGGCGATTTGCATAGCATACATTCTAATGCCGCTGTGCCTGAAGCCAACAAGGTGGCTTGAGCGGCGATCATTGCAGGGCGTGCTTGTCCATCAAGCAAGATCATTTCTAAATCAGGGGCTATCTTCGCTTTGATTTGTTCAAATTGTTGGCGACGTTTTTCATTCACCAAAGGCACGAGAAATTGCACGTCTGGATACTGTTCTTTCAGCAATAAGGCGGTTTGCAAGAAAGGTTCGGCAAGGAATTCCACTTCTGAGCCACGGCTACCAACAAGCATCGCTAAATAGCGTTGGCTTGGATCAATATTAAGCATTTGGCAAGCGGCAAGGCGATCAGGTTTTAACGGAATGGCATCTGCCATTGTGTGGCCGATAAAACGGCAAGGTACGTTGAAACGATCATAAAAGGCTTTTTCAAAAGGTAAAAACGCAAGAACAAGGTTGGTGGCGCGTGCAATTTTGTGAATGCGATTTTGTCGCCACGCCCACACCGAGGGGCTGACGTAATGAATGGTTTTGATGCCTTGTTCTTTGAGTTTAAGTTCAATTTCAAGATTGAAATCGGGCGCATCGATGCCGATAAACACATCAGGTTTTTCTTGCAACATTTTGTCGATAACTTGGCGACGAATTTTCAGCAAGCGTGGCAAATGTTTCACCACTTCTGCTAAGCCCATTACGGCAATTTCTTCCATATCCACCAAGGTTTCGCAACCTTCTGCCAACATTTGTTTTCCAGCAATGCCGATAAAACGGGCGTTAGGATAACGGATTTTTAGGCTACGCATCAGCCCTGCGCCTAGAATATCGCCAGAAACTTCACCTGCGACAATACCGATTGTTGGAAATGCTTTTGCTTGTTCCATGAATAAATTTCTCATAAAAAACAACCGCACTTTATATTGCGAGCGTTAAGCAATAAGCAAAGTGCGGTGAAAATTTTTAACTTTTTTATACGCGGTTGTTCGTTAAATTAGCGAATAATGCCACGTTTTGAACGCTTGAAGAAATCAAGGAAAAAGCTAATCGCACTTTCCGTTTTCGCATAATGCTCAATTTCTGGCATCACTTCTTCTAAGGTTTTTCCGCTGCGATAAATCAATTTATACACATTACGAATGGCGTGCAATGTTGGCTTATCAAAACCGCGGCGTTTTAAGCCTTCAATGTTTACACCGAATGGTTGCGCGTGGTTGCCTTGCGCCATAACATAAGGAGGAACATCTTGGCTGACCATTGAACCACCGCCAAGCATAACGTGTGCGCCCACAATAACAAATTGGTGAATGGCCGACATTCCGCCCACAATCACGAAATCATCTAGCTCAACGTGTCCTGCCAAGGTGGCGTTATTGGCAAGAATACAGCGATTTTTGATTTTACAATCGTGCGCAATATGGGCATTGATCATAAATAAGTTATCATCACCTACACGCGTTACGCCACCACCTTGCACCGTGCCACGGTGAATCGTCACACTTTCACGAATACGGTTACGGTTGCCAATAATGGTTTTCGTTGGCTCATTTTGGTATTTCAGATCTTGGTTTTTCTCACCAATGCTGGCGAATTGGAAAATTTCATTGTCTTCGCCAATTTTTGTCACGCCATTAACCACGATATGCGAGTGCAACACGGTGCCTTTGCCAATTTCTACATCAGCACCAATAATACAAAACGGGCCAATCACCACGTTTTCGCCAATTTTTGCCCCTTCTTCTACAATGGCTGTAGGGTGAATTTTTGCACTTGAATGGATCATATTGACCTCTTGTTTTTGTAATGAATGTTTATCTGCGTGCGCACATTAATTTTGCTTCACAAGCCACTTCACCATTCACGGTGGCAATGCCTGTGAATGCGGTAATACCACGGCGCTCTTTGATCACTTCGACATAAAGTTCCATTTGATCCCCTGGTAATACGGGACGTTTAAAACGCGCATCGTCAATCCCTGCGAAATAGAACAATTCTCCGCCCTGTAATTCGTGAGTTTTAAATGCCAAAATCCCCATTGATTGTGCCAATGCTTCTAAAATTAGCACACCCGGTAAAATCGGCTCACCTGGGAAATGCCCTGTGAAACAAGGCTCATTAACGCTGATGTTTTTAATCGCTTTTAACCATTTCCCTTCTTCAAAATCAGTAACACGATCCACTAATAAAAAGGGATAGCGGTGCGGAAGTAAGGTCATAATTTCTTTTGCTTCAATGACTTTTGCGGTTTGTTCTGTTGTCACAATAGTACCTTTTTAATTTGAAAATAATAGAAAATAAAATTGATGCAAATTATACGGTATTTCATCATTTAATACAAAACGCACCACATAAAGTGGCACGTTTGAGAGAGGAATTAAGCATTATTAAGCTTTTTTTCTACCGCTTTTAGACGTTTGTTCATTTTGTCAATGTCTAAAGTCAGTGCGGCGGTTTTACGCCATTCTTTATTTGGCTGTAATGGAATACCAGAAGAATACACGCCCGGTTCAGTGATTGGTCGCATTACCATTCCCATTCCCGTAACGGTAACTTTATCGGCAATTTCCATATGGCCATTGATCACACTTGCACCACCAATTAAGCAATAGCGCCCCACTTTTAGGCTGCCTGCCATAATCACACCGCCAGCCACCGCTGTACCTGTACCGATATGCACGTTATGGGCAATTTGGCAAAGGTTGTCGATGATGACGTTATCTTCAATCACCGTTGCGTCTAACGCACCGCGGTCAATACAGGTGCAAGCCCCAATTTCAACGTGATTGCCGATAATCACTGTGCCTGTTTGTGGGATCTTGATCCAACGCCCTTTATCATTCGCATAACCAAAACCATCACTACCAATCACAGCGCCAGATTGGATTAAGCAATGTTCGCCAATTTGCACTTGGTGATAGATGTTTACATTTGCCCAAAGCTGTGTATTTGCACCAATTTTTGCACCTTTACCGATGAAACAACCTGCACCAATAATCACGTTATCGCCAAGTTCAACCTCATCTTCAATCACGGCATTTGCACCAATAGACACATTTTCGCCTAATTTTGCAGTGGCAGAAATCACCGCACTTGGTGCAATGCCTGCTGCCGCTTTTGGCGTAGAATCCATATATTGCGCTAGCACGGCGTAAGCCACATAAGGATCTTTGACAATAAGCAAGTTGCTTTCAGGCGAACAAAATTCCACATCATTTTCGCTTACCACTAAAATCCCTGCTTGGGATTGTGCAAGTAAATCACGGAATTTAATGTTTGAAATAAAGGTGAGCTGGTTTGACTGTGCTTTATCGAGCGGGGCGATACTATCAATAAGCACATTGGCGTTACCACGAATGGTAGCGCCAATTTGTTGTGCTAATTCTTTAAGAGAATAAGAATTGTGCATTATTTAGCCTGTGCTGGAATTGCTTTTAACACTTCTTCTGTAATGTTTTTACCATCAGCGGCATAAATTGCTGCTTTCTCATCAAGTACTGCGCTGTAGCTTTTTGCTTTTGCTACTGTTGTAGTTGCAGTTTGAATGTCAGTTAATAATTTGCGCTCAACTTCCATTTGACGTTTTTGTGCATCTTGACGGAATTCTTCAACTTTTTTCTGATGTGCTTGAACTAATTTTTGGAATTCATCATCACGTTTTTTGGCTAATTTGCTGATTTCATCTTGACGTTTTTTGATGTCAGCTTGGCGTAATTTTGGTGCATCTTTTTCTAATGCTTTTACTTTACCATCAAGTTCTTTTTCAAAACTTTTTCTTTTATCTTGTAATGCTTTTTCTTCTGCTTGTAATTTGTCTGATGGCGCTTTTAACGCATCGTCTAATTTTTTGATCTCAGCTTCACGAGCTGGGTGGTTAGCAAAAAGATAATCTACGTTTACAAAGGCGATGTTATCTTCAGCCATTGCAACTGATGAACCTAATGCTAATGCGAGAGAAAGTGCGGTTAATTTTACTGCTTTTTTCATTGTTTAATTTCCTTAAAAATAATTATTAAATTGGGCAAGTGAATTGCTTGCCCACATTTTTCACGCCTTTACTTAGACTAGTAAAAAAATTAGAAGTTCAATTAGAATGTTCCACCGATACTAAATTGGAATTGCTCGATGTCATCACCTTCATATTTTTTGATTGGTTTAGCATAAGAGAAAATCAATGGCCCTACTGGAGAATTCCATTGGAAACCAATCCCTGCTGATGCACGAATACGGCTTGGATCACCATAATCAGGTAAATTGGTATATTTCGCTTTGCCATCGTGTTTCCATTTAGTATTCCACACACTTGCTGCATCGACAAACAATGACGTTCTTACTGAACGTTGGTTCTTATCGTCAATAAATGGTGTTGGCACAATTAATTCCATATTTGCAGTAACCATTGCGTTACCGCCAACCACATCACCATTTACACGGCAATAATCATTGCAAGACTGATCCCAATAAATCGCCTGTGGCCCTACTGCCCCACTTGCGAAACCTCTCAAGCTGCTGATACCGCCTGCGCTGTAGTTTTGGTAGAACGGTAAGCGTTTGCCACCAAAACCATTTGCGTAAGATGCGGTGGTTTTAGCCGATAATACCCAAGTGTGTTCGTGGTTTAATGGATAGAATCCTTGTACATCACCATATAATTTATAGAATTTATTATCTGAACCTGGAATCGTTACTTTTCCACCTAAAGAAGCTCTTACCCCTGAAGTTGGGAAATAACCACGATTCAAGCTGTTGTAGTTCCACCCGAAAGAGAATTCAAAATCGTGAGATTTGAATGTCCAATCTGGGAAGTTCATTGATTCACGATAGAAATTACGGTTAAACTCAGGCGATACATTTTTCAGTTTATTATGAACATAGCCCAAACCTAAATAGTAAGAGTTATTTTCATTTACAGGGAAACCAAGGGTGCCATTCACACCATAAGTGGTACGGCTGAAGGACGCTGAAGTATCATCTTTTGAGTTATCATATTTCTCATAGAATGCGTTACCACCAAGGCTCACACCATCTTTCGTGAAGTACGGTTCGTTATAGCCAAGATTAACGGTTGTGCCGTAATCATTACGCGATCCCGCTAAGCTAATAGATGATCCCATTCCTAAGAAGTTATCTTGTTTCACACTAGCTTGATAGCTGAATCCACTCTCTGTACCATAACCTACACCGAAGTTGATACTTCCCGTGTTACGCTCTACTACACGGTAAACTACATCAAGTTCATCGTCTGTGTTTGGTACTGGCTCAGTACGAGATTCTACAGTTTCAAAAAATCCTGTACGTTCTAACCGCACTTTACCAAGATCCACTAAACGAGAAGATAACCAAGTTCCTTCTTGCTGACGCATTTCTTGACGTAATGTGCTATCCGCACTCACGTTATTGCCTTCAAAACGGATTTGGCGAACAGAATAACGGCGACCTGCATCAACCACATAGGTTAACCCAACGGTATGCGCTTGGTCATCAAATACAGGGTTAATATTCACTTGTGGATTACCGTAGCCTTGCTCCGCTAGCGTGGTTTTGATTTGCTGTTCCACGGCTAATACATCGCTACGTCTAAAAATTTCATTCAAGCGAACATCATTCAATGAAGGAGCTAGTTGTTCTGACATTCCAGCAACATTACCCACAATTCGCGCATTGTTCACGGTATAAACTGCGCCTTCGTTCATTGAAATAGTTACATCTGCGGCAGTTTTTTCTGGATTAAGTTGAACATCTATATCGGTAATTTGGAATTTTGCATAACCACGATCTAAATAGAAAGTACGCAAGGCTTCTAAATCTTTATTTAGTTGTACAGAATCATATTTATTATTGAAGATCTTCCACCACGCATCAGGTTGTAACTCCATTTGCTGACGAAGTTTACCATCGCTAAAAGATTCATTTCCTTTGAAGGTAAGGGATTTTAATAAGGCAGGATCATTTTCATCAATTTGAATTTTTACTTCCGCACGGTTATTTGGCAAGGTATTTACCACAGTGTCCACTTTCGCATTATAGCGACCTACACTTTCATAATGCTGTAATAACTCACCGCGGAAAGCATCTAATCTTTCTGGATCTAAAACGTCCCCAGCTGCAAAGCCATTAGCATCTAAATTCTCTTTCAGTGCCTCTGTTGGAATTGAGCTATTACCTTTCACATCTACTTCAACGATAACAGGCATCTCACGAACTGAAATAACTAAAGAGTTTCCTTCACGAACGGCTCTAACACCTTTATACCCTTGTAAAAAGAGACCTCTCACCACATTGGCGATATCTTTATCTGTTGCTCTTTGACCTACTTTAACAGGTAAGCTGTTAAGAATTTTACTTTCTGTTGCCCCTTGAACACCGTCCACACGAATGTCCTGAACAACAAAAGGTGCAGCTTCAACAAATGTCGCTGTACCAAACAGTAAACTTGCGATTAAAAGTTTTTTCATTGTTACTTTTATCCTCGTAAAAGAAATAGTTATAAACGTAAGAAATCGTTAAACAAAGCAAATGCAGTCAAAGCTAACAAGCATATTGCACCAATTTTATAGGCAATATTCTGCACTTGTTCTGAAAGCGGTTTTCCTTTTATAGCTTCTGCGGCTAGAAAAATCAAATGTCCACCATCTAAAACAGGCAATGGAAACAAATTCATTATCCCTAAATTCACACTAATTAACGCCATAAAACTTAAATAATACACAAAGCCAATTTCGGAAGATATTCCTGCACCTTTGGCAATAGAAATCGGCCCGCTAAGATTATTTAACGAAAGATCGCCAGTAAATAATTTACCAATCACTTTCACCGTAAGTAGCATTAAATCTTTAGTTTTTTCTACACCTTTTTGGAATGCTTCAAGCATACCATATTTTAATTCTGTACGATACTTATCCTCAATCGGATGAACCGTTGGCGAAATCCCCACAAACCAACGCCCTTTTTCTTTTAATATTGGGGTTAAGCTTTTATGTAATTTCTCACCATTACGCTCAATGATAACACTAAAAGGCTGCCCTTTTTGCACATCTTGAATAAAATCTTGCCAATTCATTGGCTCGCCAGTATTGGTATAAAATTTATCCCCCACTTGCAAACCTGCTTTTTGTGCTGGGGAATCTTCCGCCACTTTAGACAAGGTCATTTCCACTTTAGTTCGCACGGGAATCATACCCAATGCGCCAAAAGCACTTTCTTTTTCAGGATCGAATCGCCAATTGGCTAAATCTAAAGTGCGTTGCTGTTTTACATCTGAACCAAAAGGCGAAAGGGTGATTTCTACATTTGGGTTGCCCATTTTGGTGGCAAGCACCATATTGATGGTTTCCCAATCTGGGGTTGCTGTGCCATCAATGGCGATAATTTGTGAATCAGGTTGAATTTGCGCTTGTGCCGCAATGGACGCTGGTCGAACCTCTGCGATCACAGGTTTTACGCTAGGAATCCCAATGGAATACACCAGCCAATAAGCCAATATAGCAAAAATAAAATTCGCCATCGGGCCTGCTGCAATCACAAAAGCACGTTGTGCCACAGATTTATTATTAAAGGCTTGAGATTTCAACGCGTCTGGTACGGCTTCGTTACGCTCATCAAGCATTTTCACATAGCCGCCTAACGGAATCAGTGAGATAGAAAACTCGGTGCCTTTTTTATCAAAGAACGACCACAACACTTTGCCGAAACCGATAGAAAAACGTTCAACTTTTACACCGCACTTTCTGGCAGCCCAAAAATGTCCGTATTCGTGTACGAAAACCAGTACACAAATAGCAATCAAAAATGAACCTAGCGACCACAAAAAGGACATATTCATTTTTTCCTACAACACATAAAAATAGAAATACGCAAAGAATGGCACGGCGGCAGTCAAGCTATCGATGCGATCTAAAATCCCGCCGTGTCCGGGGATCAAATTGCTGCTGTCTTTGATGCCACTTTCGCGCTTAAACATACTTTCCGTTAAATCGCCCAATACAGAAATTGCCACGGTAGCAACAGATAAGGCGATAAAAGGTACGGTTGGCACATTGAATAAATCTTGTGGGGCGACTTGCATAAAAATCCCTGCTAGCACGCCAGCGGTAATCAGCCCACCGAATACACCTTGCCACGTTTTCCCCGGGGAAACTTTTGGCGCAAGTTTATGTTTTCCGAATTTGCGACCAGCAAAATAAGCACCGGAATCCGCAGCCCATACCAGAATAAACACATAAAAGAGCAACATTAAGCCGTGATAAGGATTGGCAACATAACCGTCTAAGCGCAAACGCAACACGCCTACAATAAAAGGCACAAGGGTTACGATAGCGAAAACGCCTTGCAAAATCACCGATTTTGCCCATAATTTGGCCGAATTTGGATAGCTCACCACAAAGCCAAGCGCCACAATCCACCAAATCACTGCGCTTAATAAAATAGGCTCAGCATAATGTTCAAACACACGGCCCGCATTGAGATAATTAGCTTCGCTTAAAATCCACAAAAAAAGCACCGCACCTGCTAAGCCTGCCACTACAACACGCCAAAATTTATTTTTAATTTGAGCGAATTGTGTCCATTCCCAAATCCCTAAGGTCGCCACTGCACCTAAGGCTAAGGCAAAATAAAAAGGAGAAAATAAAAATAACGCTGCACAGACAATGGCAATTAAAATAATTGCGGAAATAACACGTTGTTTAAGCACAGTTTAGTCCTCTTGTTCTGCTCCACCAAAACGGCGATCGCGTTGCTGATAAGCTAAAATAGCTTGGTTAAATTCTTGTTCATTAAAATCTGGCCAAAGCACGTCAGAAAAATAAAATTCTGCATAGGCTATTTGCCAGAGTAAAAAATTACTGACTCGCTGTTCACCGCTGGTGCGAATTAATAAATCCACCATTGGCTGATCTTGGGTAACCAAATGTTGTTGAAAACGTTCAGCGGTGATCTCATCAAGCGTCAGCTGCTCATTTTTCACCAAAGTAGCAAGTTGTTTGGTTGCCTGCACAATATCCCAATAACCGCCATAATTTGCTGCAATATTTAAAGTAAGTGCGGTGTTATTTTCGGTTAATTTTTCTGCTTTTTCGATTTTTTGCTGTAATTTTTCGCTAAAACGGGATTTATCCCCAATAATGTTTAAGCGGATATTATTTTTATGCAATTTTTTCACTTCTAAATCCAGTGCTTGCATAAAAAGTGTCATTAATGCGCTCACTTCACTTTCTGGACGCGTCCAATTTTCGCTACTAAACGCATAAAGGGTGAGAACATTGACACCAATTTTTCGCGCATAGGAAACCGCTTGACGCACTGCCGCCACGCCATTTTTATGCCCGAAAATACGCATTTTTCCTTGCTGTTTTGCCCAACGCCCATTGCCGTCCATAATAATCGCAACGTGTTGGGGAATATTGTTTAAGTCAATCTCTGTCATTCATCAAGGATTTTCTAGTTACAAAATTAATGGCTGAATATATCATAATATGATATTACTTACTATGAAAACGCACAGAATTATGCATAAAAAA comes from the Avibacterium avium genome and includes:
- the rseP gene encoding sigma E protease regulator RseP translates to MSFLWSLGSFLIAICVLVFVHEYGHFWAARKCGVKVERFSIGFGKVLWSFFDKKGTEFSISLIPLGGYVKMLDERNEAVPDALKSQAFNNKSVAQRAFVIAAGPMANFIFAILAYWLVYSIGIPSVKPVIAEVRPASIAAQAQIQPDSQIIAIDGTATPDWETINMVLATKMGNPNVEITLSPFGSDVKQQRTLDLANWRFDPEKESAFGALGMIPVRTKVEMTLSKVAEDSPAQKAGLQVGDKFYTNTGEPMNWQDFIQDVQKGQPFSVIIERNGEKLHKSLTPILKEKGRWFVGISPTVHPIEDKYRTELKYGMLEAFQKGVEKTKDLMLLTVKVIGKLFTGDLSLNNLSGPISIAKGAGISSEIGFVYYLSFMALISVNLGIMNLFPLPVLDGGHLIFLAAEAIKGKPLSEQVQNIAYKIGAICLLALTAFALFNDFLRL
- the fabZ gene encoding 3-hydroxyacyl-ACP dehydratase FabZ; translation: MTTEQTAKVIEAKEIMTLLPHRYPFLLVDRVTDFEEGKWLKAIKNISVNEPCFTGHFPGEPILPGVLILEALAQSMGILAFKTHELQGGELFYFAGIDDARFKRPVLPGDQMELYVEVIKERRGITAFTGIATVNGEVACEAKLMCARR
- a CDS encoding OmpH family outer membrane protein, which produces MKKAVKLTALSLALALGSSVAMAEDNIAFVNVDYLFANHPAREAEIKKLDDALKAPSDKLQAEEKALQDKRKSFEKELDGKVKALEKDAPKLRQADIKKRQDEISKLAKKRDDEFQKLVQAHQKKVEEFRQDAQKRQMEVERKLLTDIQTATTTVAKAKSYSAVLDEKAAIYAADGKNITEEVLKAIPAQAK
- the uppS gene encoding polyprenyl diphosphate synthase, which codes for MTEIDLNNIPQHVAIIMDGNGRWAKQQGKMRIFGHKNGVAAVRQAVSYARKIGVNVLTLYAFSSENWTRPESEVSALMTLFMQALDLEVKKLHKNNIRLNIIGDKSRFSEKLQQKIEKAEKLTENNTALTLNIAANYGGYWDIVQATKQLATLVKNEQLTLDEITAERFQQHLVTQDQPMVDLLIRTSGEQRVSNFLLWQIAYAEFYFSDVLWPDFNEQEFNQAILAYQQRDRRFGGAEQED
- the lpxB gene encoding lipid-A-disaccharide synthase, coding for MRNLFMEQAKAFPTIGIVAGEVSGDILGAGLMRSLKIRYPNARFIGIAGKQMLAEGCETLVDMEEIAVMGLAEVVKHLPRLLKIRRQVIDKMLQEKPDVFIGIDAPDFNLEIELKLKEQGIKTIHYVSPSVWAWRQNRIHKIARATNLVLAFLPFEKAFYDRFNVPCRFIGHTMADAIPLKPDRLAACQMLNIDPSQRYLAMLVGSRGSEVEFLAEPFLQTALLLKEQYPDVQFLVPLVNEKRRQQFEQIKAKIAPDLEMILLDGQARPAMIAAQATLLASGTAALECMLCKSPMVVGYKMKPFTYFLAKRLVKTPYISLPNLLANEMLVPEMIQQDCTAEKLLEKLAPYFSTEESAVQNRHNLVQHFIDLHKMIQCDADKQAADAVIELLQGEK
- the lpxD gene encoding UDP-3-O-(3-hydroxymyristoyl)glucosamine N-acyltransferase, with product MHNSYSLKELAQQIGATIRGNANVLIDSIAPLDKAQSNQLTFISNIKFRDLLAQSQAGILVVSENDVEFCSPESNLLIVKDPYVAYAVLAQYMDSTPKAAAGIAPSAVISATAKLGENVSIGANAVIEDEVELGDNVIIGAGCFIGKGAKIGANTQLWANVNIYHQVQIGEHCLIQSGAVIGSDGFGYANDKGRWIKIPQTGTVIIGNHVEIGACTCIDRGALDATVIEDNVIIDNLCQIAHNVHIGTGTAVAGGVIMAGSLKVGRYCLIGGASVINGHMEIADKVTVTGMGMVMRPITEPGVYSSGIPLQPNKEWRKTAALTLDIDKMNKRLKAVEKKLNNA
- the bamA gene encoding outer membrane protein assembly factor BamA is translated as MKKLLIASLLFGTATFVEAAPFVVQDIRVDGVQGATESKILNSLPVKVGQRATDKDIANVVRGLFLQGYKGVRAVREGNSLVISVREMPVIVEVDVKGNSSIPTEALKENLDANGFAAGDVLDPERLDAFRGELLQHYESVGRYNAKVDTVVNTLPNNRAEVKIQIDENDPALLKSLTFKGNESFSDGKLRQQMELQPDAWWKIFNNKYDSVQLNKDLEALRTFYLDRGYAKFQITDIDVQLNPEKTAADVTISMNEGAVYTVNNARIVGNVAGMSEQLAPSLNDVRLNEIFRRSDVLAVEQQIKTTLAEQGYGNPQVNINPVFDDQAHTVGLTYVVDAGRRYSVRQIRFEGNNVSADSTLRQEMRQQEGTWLSSRLVDLGKVRLERTGFFETVESRTEPVPNTDDELDVVYRVVERNTGSINFGVGYGTESGFSYQASVKQDNFLGMGSSISLAGSRNDYGTTVNLGYNEPYFTKDGVSLGGNAFYEKYDNSKDDTSASFSRTTYGVNGTLGFPVNENNSYYLGLGYVHNKLKNVSPEFNRNFYRESMNFPDWTFKSHDFEFSFGWNYNSLNRGYFPTSGVRASLGGKVTIPGSDNKFYKLYGDVQGFYPLNHEHTWVLSAKTTASYANGFGGKRLPFYQNYSAGGISSLRGFASGAVGPQAIYWDQSCNDYCRVNGDVVGGNAMVTANMELIVPTPFIDDKNQRSVRTSLFVDAASVWNTKWKHDGKAKYTNLPDYGDPSRIRASAGIGFQWNSPVGPLIFSYAKPIKKYEGDDIEQFQFSIGGTF
- a CDS encoding phosphatidate cytidylyltransferase — its product is MLKQRVISAIILIAIVCAALFLFSPFYFALALGAVATLGIWEWTQFAQIKNKFWRVVVAGLAGAVLFLWILSEANYLNAGRVFEHYAEPILLSAVIWWIVALGFVVSYPNSAKLWAKSVILQGVFAIVTLVPFIVGVLRLRLDGYVANPYHGLMLLFYVFILVWAADSGAYFAGRKFGKHKLAPKVSPGKTWQGVFGGLITAGVLAGIFMQVAPQDLFNVPTVPFIALSVATVAISVLGDLTESMFKRESGIKDSSNLIPGHGGILDRIDSLTAAVPFFAYFYFYVL
- the lpxA gene encoding acyl-ACP--UDP-N-acetylglucosamine O-acyltransferase — encoded protein: MIHSSAKIHPTAIVEEGAKIGENVVIGPFCIIGADVEIGKGTVLHSHIVVNGVTKIGEDNEIFQFASIGEKNQDLKYQNEPTKTIIGNRNRIRESVTIHRGTVQGGGVTRVGDDNLFMINAHIAHDCKIKNRCILANNATLAGHVELDDFVIVGGMSAIHQFVIVGAHVMLGGGSMVSQDVPPYVMAQGNHAQPFGVNIEGLKRRGFDKPTLHAIRNVYKLIYRSGKTLEEVMPEIEHYAKTESAISFFLDFFKRSKRGIIR